AATATAAAGACTAAACAATTTTattatatagtttttttttaatctaaattttaaattatttaagtaaaaataaaataataaagttcATTAACTAAATAATTTGGAAACTCCAATTTTTGGGCGCGTAAAGCAAAGGCCTTATTAACCTCCCTTAAACCACCCCCTACCTCGTACAAATACGGGTTTACATCCAATCTAGCTCCCCTGGTGCCCTTTACTACACCAGGTACTAAATCACAATAAGTAATCAATCTTATTATAATAGCCATcgttctaataacatttcattataatattttaattttatataacaaTAATGGCATCATTATTGTAGTTTACTTCTCGTAAAACTACCCCTCTATAACAGTTATATTcaaatattgtataataatattttataagaaatattaggtataaaataaaatattaaaatatttatggttATCATCATGTACGTAGTAAATTTTAAGTACAAAtatctaaaagaaaaattatatttaaatagtGTCCATCAGTTATGACCCTAACTTCACGAAGAAAGATTACCGATGTTTGTCTTTTTTACACTCAATACCAGTGTTTTAAAAGGCGGGGGCGTAAGACGAGTCGTTTTATGTAGTATGGGGCGAGACGTAATCCCGAGACATGAGACTTAAGTCCATGGATCTACGGGGCGTACCTCTCATGTATATTCAATTCTATAATTTTATTACTTAGAAATAAGTAAAAGCAAAACTTTTAATGattttacaaataaattttaataaataaccaataatatagaaaaaaaatatcataattgttATTTGAGAAAGGTattcataattaataatatacaaaaaaactaTTATAATTACTATTAtaaaaatagccaaaataatCTTTAAGATTAAATTATCATTCATCTTCACATTTACTAgtttttctcatcctcaattaatatttgcattaattattttttatatatttaaaagaaGAACAGAGATAAAAAGTGCAAGAGTaatgacaaaaaataaataaagttgtcTCAGAAACATAATGTTATAAAAGATCTATCCTATCAATTTCACACATGattatctaaaaaattatttatagtaATGTCATTTTCTATACGAGTTAATTTATACATTTTAGAATAAATCACTAAAACCTGGAAAACatgataacataaaatataaatatcgttacaccaataataaaaaaatatgatttaaagcaaaaattgattaaaataaaataaaaaataataataacgcCCGAGGCTTATGTTTTTAAGCCCAGGACTTGCGTTTTTGTGCCTGGAGCTTAAGCTCCAGATTCTAGAACTAACGCCCTATGGATCTACGTCTTCTATTTGCATCCCGAAGCGTTTTTGATACGCCCCACCCCGAAACTCGCCCCGAAAACGTTTTTTAAAACACTACTCAATACTCTTTCAGTCTTTCTAATTTTGCATTCAGCTAAATGAGATCTAAATAACAAATGTCGGTATACATATATAACACCACCTCAATACAACAATCATAAAACTTTTAGACAAACGCTACAACTATAGATAGGTTTGAGTGTAATACCCCcaataaaaggaaaacaaacgGAAACAGATTAACTAAAAAATAGTGCTGCATAAGAAGAATGGATTttgtaataaattaaaaatgtcTATAATCTGCTATCACTTTTCAGTACATGATGCggggaaaagaagaaaagagacgGAGGGATTTTCTAAAGGGAGAAAAGCATAAATCTTGCTCCTAGTCAACATATAATGAACATAATCAACATTGAACCAACTAAATGCAAGATCCTAGTGCATTTGTGTCTTGATCAGACCTAAAATCACAAGCAACAGAAGAGAAGAGCTTTGCATTAACGTCATCTACATTTTATCGACCAAATAATGTGGAGGGATATATCCCGACCAATGAAAAAATTAATCCCACCACCACCCGAACTCCACAAAAAAAATTCCGTTATCCCCAAAACATTGAGACTACTAGACCTTCCTAGTATTCACAGTTCCAATTGCAACCGATAAGCATGTCCTATATTTACATCCAACATCTGCACTATCTTGCACTATCTACCTGTGTTCATATGGTCACCCCTGGTAATCTGAATACGTATGTTCATATGGTCGGTCACCCCTGGCCAAGAACCCTCCTGAGGTCAGATTTCTGTGCTTCTGTGAGCCTTGTTGGATACTTAACATCCATCTTGATTCTCAGATTTCCTTTTTTCCGAGGCTCTTTTGAAATTGGCATCCCTTCATTTGGTACTATTATCTCATGCCCAGGTTTGACAATGTCGGTCAATGGGATAATGAGGATTCTCCCATCCAGTGTCGTCAGCTCCAGTGTTTTCCCAGTGAGAGCTTCAAGAAGTGAAATCTCTTGATTGACAGTAAGGTCATTACCATCTCTCACATAGACATGATGAGGTTTTTCCTCGATTACAAACACCAGATCTGCTGGAATGATACCAGGTTCCTCATTTCCTTTTTCAGGAAAAGTTACCTTGGTTCCTTTCTTCCAACCAGGTTTAATATCGATGGTCAGTATCTCCTCTAGAGTTCGAAGCTTCCTGCAAAAAGAAGTATATACATATCACAACAAAGTAAAACATGATCTGGataatctatcacaatcaataatattgaTGAACATCCTAAAGGAAATGAAATTACAGAATGTATGGTCAAATTGTCATCACATAGCACATAGTAGACAAGTTGTCAACAAACTTTTCTATAGGTTGAAAgatatacaaaataaattaaattatatatgacATGAACAAAAATAACATACACACAGCTCATGTCTAAAAACAGGGGTTGGTGAATTACAAAAATTATGTTCCAacagggtaagttcatttcttgatGGACTGTCACCATTAATCTACACACCAAAAATGTTGGCAACTAATCAAAGATTAGATACCCGTGATTTTAGTACTTACCaaataatttatattcataCTGATACCATAGCCAAATCCTAAGCAACATAAACCATCtcatataatgatatatttcttATCTCATAATCTCAATTTCTTCTGCTGACTTCAGGTAAAAACACCACTGAAAACAACAGATTACGCCAATACTTGGCCCCCATATTGTCGTGTCCATGCTCCAGATGTCTAGTCCTAGGTGTGGGAGAGGGTGTTAAGTGTCCCACGTTGATGGAGGAAATGGGTTGTCATCTTATATGGTTTCGGACAATACTCACCACCTCTTGAGCTAGCTTAGGTCATGGTATTATTTAATCCTTGGTTTGGTAGGATTTACAATGTATaaataatacatgtattagttatacaccTTATTCAATATTATAAGGGTGTAAAACTAACACAGAGAATATCATAGTATTAGCAATACAATGGTTATTAATACATGGATAGGCAAAGTTAAAAACAGAATTGtttttaatacaccaaaccAAACAGAGGATAAGAAATAGTCTCAACATAATGTAGGGATTAGTAATATAGAGATTAGTTATGAGTgaatctatgtattattttaggcatgtattagttatgcatgGATTAGTTATTCCACATTTTAtcctgcataaaataatacatagattccctcataacttatacatgtattagttatgccgGTTTCTAAATTGTCAACCAAATGTCATATTAATGTTATATATGAATAACTTATTTCCTATCTACCTATCAAACGTCGTATAAGTTACATGAAAATAAATACATGGATAACTTGTTTCTAATCCagcaaccaaacgaccccttagtgTACGAGGGAAGAGTGCATCTGACAAAGTTATAGAGAATAAATGAATAATTATACAAGATTCtgaaagaaattatttaattcaaataAGGTTTATTTTAGGAGTCTGAAGGAATTTGTGCGACTAAAAAGTGCaaatattaagtatttgaaaagAACAATAATACATCCAAGCAGAAAAGTTTCGACTTAGTAGAATTTATAATTGCAAACAAAGATGTATATCACAGCTGAGTAAGGAAAGAAGGAGCAGGAGGCCAAAGTAGCCCGTTCACACCACAAAATTAAACCAAGAAATTCCAAAAGTATTGGAATCTCATAATTCACCTAGGGATGTGAACAAATCAAAGGTACAAAAGACAAGTTTAGAATACTCAGTTATGTAAACAATACCCAAACATTGCAGAGACTTTCAAATGTTTATATGTGATTATATTTATACAATTGTGAAGAATGAGAGTTGCAGCTAAACAGTGTCATGTGTGTTCATAAAGAGTTTTGAGTTTTGACTTTAGAGAAATCCATAAAAGGACAGAGATAAAGACAGACAAAGAAGAGATGTGTGCatgaaaatgaaaaatcaaaagtGAAATGaaatttagaaagaaaaaaaaaaccactTCCGCAAGGATGTAGCGTATAACCAGGTCTCTCATGGGTAGCAACCATAAGAAATCAACATCACTCTGATTAGAAGCATAAAGAGGTTTAGAGCTGAAGGTGCACCGTGTcgtgtctaatcacctctcgcCAATCTTCCTCAGTCTGAGAGAGAGCTAAGCTAGTCACTGGAAATCTAAGCTACTGCTGTTTCTTTTACATTGGTTATCCTTGCTATTTCCTTTGTCAAAAAATTTCGTTTCTTTGATATTTTCAACTCAGCTTCTTTactcttgtatatttttttcaaacctGTTTCGTAAAAATGTTTTTCTTGAGCCAAGAGTCTATTGGAAATAGCCTCTCTACACCTCACCCTCCCCCAGACCCACTTGTGGTAACACAcggggtatgttgttgttgatcattttttaaaatgttgCCTAAAAAACGAAGCCCGTGAGCAATGAAGCTCATGTCTTCGCATCTTGGTGGTACTACTTAAGCACCACCTAAGCTAGAGGAAAAAGGGACTCACCTACCTTTAACAACACTGCAAACCTAACTGATAATGGAAACAAGATAACCTAATTTACTTTTCAGTTTAATCCCAATTAACTATGCAATCTTTTCTGAATAATGTGAATAGTGAATGCATTTGAGGAAGTAACATATTATCTTACTGCAAAATTGGGTGATTAAAGTACCTCCACGGGGAGGAAAGTATTTGGGGTGAAGTTATGGAGGCGTGTGTGACACAATGCTAGAGATGAAGTATTATTTGTCATTAATATTTGAATAAACATCACAgactttctctctctcttcttacTTCCACCcccaaactcttttttttttttcacaatTCCCTCTACTTCCTTCTTAGTTCTTTCTTTCTGGTCAACAAAAAGTTATTAAAACTAAAAACAGGACAACATAGAGTGTTCTTGTTAACATAGTACCTATTTTGTTATTGACATGCTAATGCATGGTTAAGAATTGGCACCACATTTAGGCTGCATATATGTAACAGTACTTGAAAAGCTATCCATATCTTTAGCCACAAGCTTTACCACCGTAGTTTATTGGAGgatcttcatatttatttattatttttttgataaggtaggatctatcatatttatttttgatacattaaACAGTCGTGCTCAAATTATAATGATCTTCCCTCCTACTAGAGATTGGGCATTGGACTAGTTAGGAACCGAAACCTCAATCGGATCAATCAACTACACCTCAACCAAATCAGTTTGAGTCAACCACATGAAACCTCTGAATCTCTTCCATTCCATTCAAACTTATTTTGCTGTAATACTAAATAATTTGTAATTCAAAAGCAGGAGTTACCTAAACCTTAAACTCTTCATGTGGATAACATTAATATCAACTAGTTGGACACGTCTATATAGTCTCTTTGTCCATCGTACAATAATATATTGTAACAAATTTCAATAGGTCAAAAAGTTATAAATAGCATCTGTACAATATTACAAAATGATTGCCTTAATGTTAGCCTCAATATTTGCTTAAGTACTAGGATATTTTTTGGATAAGGTTTACTTTGGTTTATTTAAAAGTTTCAACTCATAAGGGCTATTCCtgctttttgtgctttgattatttcgttatctacttatctacttttaatactcttgtctgacctttttccatgcttctattgagccgagggtctttcggaaacagccgtcctacattggtaggagtcaggtctgcgtacactttaccctccccagaccctacgatgtgggatttcactgggttgttgttgttgttgttgttgttgttgtactcaTAAGGGCTATTCCACACATATTTACGAAGTCCTTAAACCTTTGTTTGGTTAGTAATTGATGGTCTACAGACTCACAATGCTGATCCATGAGACGGTCAAGGACTTGGGAATGACAACAAGACAGACATCAGGCATGAAAAGGTCAGGACTTATCACTTCGGGCATCTGTACAAGACAATCGTGATGCCAGGAAAGCTCAAAGAAGATGATTGCATAGGAACAAATTTAGTGAATCCGAGGGACACCAGGTTCGACATTTTTAGCCTCTAGGCATTCATTTGGAAGAAGGGATGCATCAGTTACTTGGGTTGAAAAACATTGAGAAATCTTCCACAAGTTTGCCAATCACCTTTCAACCCTTCTGTAAACAGCTTTGAGAGGATTACATAGAAACATAACACAGAAACTAACACTAATAGGAAGCAATGAAACTCCTTTGAAGTTGCTCATGCATATGGAAGTGATTTATAGCCAGAAATAGGTCAAATACCACAAACCAAGATCTCTAATATAAACCCACAGAAGAACCATCAAGATCAAGAACTTTGTCTGCAACAGTGTATCACTCTCAGAACCCTTTCTTCCTCAAAGGGTCACTGAAGCAAGTTACTTTCCTCTATTGTTGGTGAAGCAAGGTTACCAGGATTCTAAACAGGTTTCCAATCCTTTAGATTCAGCATAGAGGAAAGATAAtgattgatattttaattattttgttagCTTCAAATAAAACTTCCCGAAGTGGATTTGGACTTACGTTATTTCCTATTTATAGGATTCTTGTTATTTCTCATTTGTTGGGACTCTGCTACTGCAGCCCTGTATTTGACATTTATTAATAAAACAGGATGAAATTCATCAAGTTACAGAGATCCGAAACTTTCTAAAACAAGTTCCCAGGTCTGCATTTCCCCAAATGAATTTCAAATTCAGCAATCATCGGCAAGTCAAGGAACAAGAACAAAGGCTTAAACTTGCCTGATGAGACTGACTCTTGCTGGATGACTACTATGGAAAAAGAGGACGACTACTCCCCGTCTCTGGTCAATCCATGCTGATGCTAGAAAAGCTATTCCCGCCACCCCGGGACAGGAGTGGGGGACGGCCCTACGCGCAGGCAACAGTAGCACCGGCTCTACGAAGTCAGAATCGAATCTTTCTGTTGGCTTTCCCAATCCATCCGTGAATAATAATTCAAGGGCGTGAAGCGAGTACTTCTAGCTGCTTCGCCTGCTTCTTATTATGGCGGCCATTAATCATCCAGCAACTCAATCCAAATTAGGAACCTTAACAGATTTGTAGATAATCATATTACATTGTTGATGATCTCCTCATCAGTGATTAGCTCTCCGCTTAGATCCAGCTTGCAACTACAACTAAATCTCTTATGTGCATTTCTTTTTTCAAGAAGAATTGAGTATTTTAATCCCTCTATTTAAGCCATTGGTATGTCAATCAAGTATCTCTGTTCAAAATTAGAAATTTCTTTCAACTACAACTACAAGTTGCAATCAAGCTTTATGGAGCAGCACTTTCACCAAAAGATTCCTTTCTTTAGCATATTTGGCTATGTTCTACAGTTTAACACCAGAATCATAATCGTACTGATTCGTGGATGTCCTAAAGAAACAATATTCAATTCTTTTAGTTTTCATTTAAGCAACATTATTGGTATGAAGTCGGGCCTACCATGCCTACCCTATATAAGGAGTCCCACCAGCCTTTCACCCACACAAAGAACCCTTCAATTTCTAGCCACATTTCGTCAAAGTTGAAGTCCAATTTTGGTTACCTAATCAACTAGATAAACGTCTGAAGTGAATTCCCAACTAAATTCTTCATCCTATTCTTGAGAGGTCTATCAATCGTAGAAGATATTGAATAATTATTGCCTCTTACCCAAGTGATTTTCCACCTATTTGGGAGGGAGGGGTCAACCAATTCTAAATCATTTATTAAGTTAGAGTAATCAGCTATGTCACTCGTAACTCCTTCTTTCACAAAGTAATCATGTGACATTAAATTCCCCCCAAAATCCCAATTCACAAAGCCCCTTGAAACAGAAGTTAAAGCCAAATAAGAGGATTTTTCAACCTATAAGTTGAAGCCTAGATGTTGGGAACCTTGGGTGATCAACATCTTAGTACGCGCAAGTTCCATAGCTTTGGTTTGCTATCCAGATCATAatttttccatccccagaaAAAAAGGCACTTCCCTTTTATGTCGATTGAGGAACaaactaaatttttttaaaaaaaatgtctttAGCCAGTTTTATTGTCTCGCTTTAATAGCTCCGAATATATTAATGTGTGCATTAAGATGAAAACTTTGTATTAAAGCAAGAAGGAAAACACTTTTTCACGCTTTCATAAACTAGCGTTGGCTAGATACGTGTCATGTATTACGAATAGTTATGAACACTGTAAACCATACCCATGGGTGACCAGGATAAATTGTATGTGAGAAACAACATGCTTTAAAAATTTGTTTAGTGTTGTAGCAATTATATTTCGATCCATCCTCTTTTTCCAAGGATTTTCTATTTAAACCTTGACTGTCTGAATAAACCAAGTTATTTGTGTTGATTTAAGAGAGAGACCAAGATAGAATGGTATCTCTCTTGGTGGAGTGCTTTACCTTGTAACTCAATGACATTGCGTCCTCTACTGTGACAAAAAGTAAAAGGACTCATACATCTCTTACAGGACAAGGTTAGAGTGTTATTTGGATTGTGTATCCTTATCGTATTGTATGTCATCATGGTAACTAAAACGTTACATTATTGTATCATTAAATTTCTTGTTATGCAAGAATGGGAAGTACATTTCACATAAAATTTATTCCCTCTCTGCCCCAGGCATTAGTTCGATTGGCAAAGTTTGAGGAACTTGTGTGTTAGGTCACAAGTTTGAGTAGGGGTGGCCGTTCGGCATGCGGTTCGGGATTTTCAAATTTCGGGTTCGTTAATTTGAAAATTGGTAGTTAAAAGTAGATattaaatatctaatttttaaatttcggttcaataattcaacaacaacaacaacaacaacccagtgaaatcccacaacatggggtctggggaggatagaatgtacgcagaccttactcctaccaaggtaggacggctgttttctggagaccctcggctcagtaaaagcataaatgcataaaaaaatgttagataagaatagaaaattaaaagctttatgagaaaaacaacaaacaaataatgaatagataacaaataaatacaaataaataaatacaaataacaaataacgattaaataaataaatgaaagcgtcacaggtaaaattgagtaatcaaagcatagaaagtaataaataataacagaaataacagaaatcagaagtcaagaagtcagaagtcaaagcgcaagagatcgtaatgcactactatgcctatgaatagagaagaataacgagactatgaactagtcttctaccctaatgtgggtcctccacaccctcctatctaaggtcatgttctccgtaagctgtaactgcgtcatgtcttgtctaatcacctctccccaatacttcttcggcctacccctacctcttctgtaaccatccatggccagcctctcacacctccgcactggggcatctgtgtctctcctcttcacatgtccataccatctcagtcgcatttcccgcatcttgtcttccaccgaggccactcctaccttgtcccgaatagcctcatttctaatcttgtcgctcctggtgtgcccacacatccatctcagcattctcatctcagcaactttcatcttttgaatgtgagaagtcttaactggccaacactccgccccatacagcatagccggtctaaccaccactttgtagaacttgcccttaagttttggtggcacattcttgtcacatagcactccggaagcgagcctccatttcatccaccctaccccaatacgatgtgtgacatcatcgtcaatctctccgctgccttgcatgataaatccaagatacttgcaactacttctcttttggatggcctgagcaccaagcctaacttcaacgccaacctcctgaggtgtctcactgaacttgcactcaaTAATTCAGTAATCGATAAATCAAACTTTGGTTTGGTACGGCATTTGGTAATATCGTATTGAAGTTGTAGCCGATTGTAGTACAAAGTTAATACTGTTGCTccaattatttctatttttctatGTGGAGGCACGATATAATAGAAGATCAACAAGTAAGAAGGCATCAAGAAAAGCAAATTGACAAAACTAAAAGACATGTATTTGGGTTGTTTATGTTTAGTCTTTAACTTTTCTCTTTGGACTTGTACTAATGAGTAATAGACCTATTGATATATGACCTTGATTAAGTAAATAATTCGGTGATACTAATGTCTCGTACCAAACCCAAACCCGAATACCGTAATTCTAAAATTTTACTCCCGACTACCATACCGAATATCAAATTACCAAGTaccaaattatcaaaaatttcaatttggaatttGGTATTTTATACCCAGCCCTAGGTTTGAGCCCTGCACCAAGGCGCCATATAATTTAGTTGTCTTCAATGACTAAGCTTTTTGTGGATATGGATACTGATACACTTGTTAGAACCTGATGTAACCATGACACAATGTTTGTGCTTTTTTGTTTATAAATGCTCACTTACTATCGAGGAAAATCGCTGAGCTTTTTGTGTAAATTGACAAATGCATATGATTTTGACACTACTTTAGAGTCTCTGTATGCAGAAAAAGTCTAAATCACTTGCTGCTGTGCATTGTTTTGAGCACCTTTTTGATGCTATGATTGGTGAAATGGATTTTACTTATCCAATTTTGGTACCTTAACCTATAGGTACCAAACATTTGGTGCTTAAATGCTAAAGTACTGTATATTAATGCATTTACCGTTAATTCTAGACCTAAGTATCACTCATGGAAGTGAACCTTTTTCTTGACCTAAGAATCACTCTTAGAAGTGAATCTCCCAGATAACACACATTCTTTTGCAATTCATACACTTCGTCCTAAATGCACCAACTTCCAACTAACTTCACAGCATTCATTCGTTTGCAATTTATACACTTGGTGCTAAATGCACGAATTTCCAACTAACAACTTCACAGCATCCAACCAATCTAGCCATCTTCTAAACTCAAAAAGGGTAGTCATGTTCCCTAAGCAAGTACATACTCCGTCGTTTAAAGATATAACTGCACTACGAACCTAATGTTTTGACACTCAACTAAGCATCTTAATCTCACTAATGCATGTCAACCGCACCAGATAATAACCAACAAACTAGGCATGAAAAGAAACTTCATTATGATGCGCACACAAATCTCATTCAACTTTGAAAATGCTCTCGTTAAGTTCTAGCAGCAGATAAAGAATCCTAGAAACATATTACATCCCCATGCACTGCTCTCAAGAAAAATCCAATCTTTAACAAAATGCACAAAGAATTtctcaataaaaatataatcttgCAATTAAAAGAAAGCAAATAGTAACCTAATTCATCAGCAACATATAGCAGTACAATTACACTCGATCAGGCAAGAAAATTGGGAAAATTAATGCAGACAAATTGAACATACCCGGAAGCATCTAAAACAGTCCTAGAaatcttcatctttttcttgGCCCCTTTATACAAATCCTCCAAACTGCACAACAATGCATTCTCCACCGGCGCAGCCTTTCTTAACCCTCCGGTGCCGGAGTTCCCAGCACCAGAAAATTCAGCCCCTCCATTCGTAGTACTCCTAAAAAACCCATCTCGAGTCTTCCTCGACCTCCCATTATTCTCCGACGACGACGACCCAAACAATTCCGCATAAATATCATCAGCATCTCTAGGATTAAACCGGAACGAAGGATTAGGATGTGGATTCCGCATGTTGTGGGGTCCACCTCTCGGAGGAGGTGGCACCTGACCAGATTTCAACGCCTCCTCACCGTAGAGATCGTAGATCTGACGCTTCTGCGGATCGCTAAGAACATCATAAGCTTCAGAAATTTGCTTGAATTTTGCCTCCGCCTCGTACTTATTGGTGCCGAGGTTCTTATCAGGATGCCAAATCATCGCTAACCGGCGATAAGCTTTACGCAAATCTTCTTCACTGG
This Solanum dulcamara chromosome 8, daSolDulc1.2, whole genome shotgun sequence DNA region includes the following protein-coding sequences:
- the LOC129900392 gene encoding uncharacterized protein LOC129900392, producing the protein MGVDYYNILKVNRNASEEDLRKAYRRLAMIWHPDKNLGTNKYEAEAKFKQISEAYDVLSDPQKRQIYDLYGEEALKSGQVPPPPRGGPHNMRNPHPNPSFRFNPRDADDIYAELFGSSSSENNGRSRKTRDGFFRSTTNGGAEFSGAGNSGTGGLRKAAPVENALLCSLEDLYKGAKKKMKISRTVLDASGKLRTLEEILTIDIKPGWKKGTKVTFPEKGNEEPGIIPADLVFVIEEKPHHVYVRDGNDLTVNQEISLLEALTGKTLELTTLDGRILIIPLTDIVKPGHEIIVPNEGMPISKEPRKKGNLRIKMDVKYPTRLTEAQKSDLRRVLGQG